NNNNNNNNNNNNNNNNNNNNNNNNNNNNNNNNNNNNNNNNNNNNNNNNNNNNNNNNNNNNNNNNNNNNNNNNNNNNNNNNNNNNNNNNNNNNNNNNNNNNNNNNNNNNNNNNNNNNNNNNNNNNNNNNNNNNNNNNNNNNNNNNNNNNNNNNNNNNNNNNNNNNNNNNNNNNNNNNNNNNNNNNNNNNNNNNNNNNNNNNNNNNNNNNNNNNNNNNNNNNNNNNNNNNNNNNNNNNNNNNNNNNNNNNNNNNNNNNNNNNNNNNNNNNNNNNNNNNNNNNNNNNNNNNNNNNNNNNNNNNNNNNNNNNNNNNNNNNNNNNNNNNNNNNNNNNNNNNNNNNNNNNNNNNNNNNNNNNNNNNNNNNNNNNNNNNNNNNNNNNNNNNNNNNNNNNNNNNNNNNNNNNNNNNNNNTTGATTTTGGTACCTTCACCGGCGGCAAGATTGAAATAGAGATCAAGAATGTTAGGGCAATAGTCCAAGCAAGCCGGCGAGCAAATCTTAGCGGCGAATCCTGCCTCCATCAATGAGTCCGACGAGATCCCTACGGTTTTCCGATCAACCCCACAAGCGGCAACGCACTCGTCGCTCTCCACGTGGTTTACAATCCCTTCCACGTCAACCGCGGAAGTCCGGCAAGTGTATTCTCCGGCGACATTAGCCGTCTCCAATAAACATCTTTTCCCGGAAGCTGATATTGAGAACGCGCACATGTTCGTTGGCAGATTCTCGCAAATGATGTTTTCCcctgaaaaaattatatagatataataaaacataagaatgGAAACGAAGATTCACATGATGAGGATTAAAGGCTTTAATTTTCCTATAGTTTATCTTAAATCCGTCATGATACATATATGTTTGTAACGTACCTAGAGCTGCatggagaagagatgagaggatGAGAAAGATTGGCAATTTGAGGGAAGAATAAGACATTGCTTCtgagtttttttgttccttctctcttcttctctttctccttgttttttgatttttagggGTTAAAGATTTTGAACCTCCTTGATGTTTTCAAGGGAAAAGAGTAATGATATAAGAGAGAACGTGGAAATTAAATAGGACGCGTATACGTTCAAGGGAATGTTGTGGAGTTTTTCCctttataataatattctctatatatgGTGTTACGATGATAGTAAGAATTGTATTTTTGTCAAAAGTAAAGATTACATTTTGTATAGTAGTTgcaattctttatttttctttgtgttagGTGCTTAGTCAGGATATATGTTCTAAAAAATGTTTCTATAATCTCATCGATACATATTTTTGTgggaattataaaaaaaaatcataaacttgGAAGTGGATATTCCGAGaaattctaattttgtttattataatataaaccTAATTATAGTTCGTTCAAAGGTTTACAAAAGTTTGAATACGGGATTAATATGATTATTTATGTATCATTGAGTTGTTGCTATGTATTATTATCAACGATATAATGAACTAGGGTATTTTACATTCTGTTTATATTGGGACTATGTGCCTGGATTGCCGTAGCGTCCGACTAATTTTACAAATGGACCAAATTTGTTAGCAGAAGGTTTTAGCAAGTCCATCACAAATAAAAATGTCTAGATGATATACTACTGTTGtttattcatttaa
The sequence above is drawn from the Camelina sativa cultivar DH55 chromosome 4, Cs, whole genome shotgun sequence genome and encodes:
- the LOC109132691 gene encoding uncharacterized protein LOC109132691, which codes for MSYSSLKLPIFLILSSLLHAALGENIICENLPTNMCAFSISASGKRCLLETANVAGEYTCRTSAVDVEGIVNHVESDECVAACGVDRKTVGISSDSLMEAGFAAKICSPACLDYCPNILDLYFNLAAGEGTKIKFPY